The Hordeum vulgare subsp. vulgare chromosome 7H, MorexV3_pseudomolecules_assembly, whole genome shotgun sequence DNA window CGATGTTGCAGGCCACGGCGTCGGCCGTTTATTACTCCTATTTTTGTGCACTTGATTGGCTCCTTTGTTTTCTTTCCATCCTCTGTATACTtggaggtggagcacggtcagTCATAATGTAATTGCTAAATGCACACTGTGGTCCTGGCCTGACGGTGGATACGGGCTAGTTTTCATATTCTTTCCTAATCGTGTGGTCCAGATCGTTCTTTGTTGTTCTGTGTGTACTTGATGTGTGGACGTAGGGAAGTTTATGTTGGatcttttattagtagtatagattattattattattattattattattattattattaggtaaagattaggTATAGATATAAAAAGAGGAATTTTGGAGTGCTACAAACATTTTCTAAAATGCCAAGGAATTATTTTTGAATGGTATAAAACATTTTTTCCAAAACTAATTGATTTTTTTACATTATATGAAAAGTTACTCTATAATGTTAGGACCATATTTCTGAAACAGTTGAAGACTCGATTTAAAATGTCATGAACAAATTTTTGAATCCTATGAATATTTTTTAATAATCACACAAGAAATTTTTTAAATTACATAAATAATTCTTATGATCGATCATAATTTGAAAAGATTATTTAAAGCGATTTTCAAAATATGTATAATTAGTATATTTTGAAATATAAAACTCTGAACAGAAAAAACCAACGAATACAAAGGAACAAAGGAAGCCAGTCGCTTCCTTTTGGAGCGGCCCATTTAGATGCTCCGGGCTCCCTGTGGGCTTACCATGGGCCTAAGCCGAAAACCGTGCTTGGGCTGGGCCACGCTAGCATTAAAGGCCGAGACGCTGGCTGGCCCGAGTAAAAGAAAAAGGATGACCTCATCTCGGACATCTCTCTCTCCATCCCCCAAAAAAAGTGAGGGACGACCGCCGCCGCTCGCCGACGACAAGCAGGCGGCGCCGATCCGGAGCCGCTGGTTGAGCTGACGCCACCGCACGTACGTGCGCGCATGGCCGggaaccgccgccgccaccgccaccggaGAGCGCGGCCGCAGCAGGCCGCCgaaccctcgccgccgccggcaccAGCCAGCCTCAGCTCGTCCAGGTGAGCACGCTCCCCTCGCGCGCCCTTACCCTTACCCTAGTAGCCTTGCTTATCTCTTGTGTTTCTCAATCCAGAGCTTATTGAACGGATCCTGTCCTGAATCCTGACATCCTGAGTGAAATTGATATTGGACACGATCTCTACTGTACAATTAAATTATCTGCGGATCAACtgatgtattatatatatatgttgttgaaCAATTAGTATATCTATTGTTGAAGGGGAACTCTGAACAATTAAATTGTTTTGTTTTGCATACCAaagataatatatatatatatatatatatatatatatatatatatatatatatatatatatatatgttgttgtacaGAATATCAGCTTGGGTTCTTTCTTCTGACCCTTGGATTTTCTCCATGACAGGGAAGTTGCTGCTGCAGCAAGGCACTCTAAGAAAATCTGTGATGCCTCTGGATCTATTTCCTCACCCTCATCGGGATCTCATGCCTGGGAAAACCTTTTAGACAGCCTGCTCCACCAAATCATTTCTCTCATTAGCTCATTTCATGACTTCCTTGCGTTCCGTGGCACCTGTCACTCATGGCACGCTGCTGCCTTCTCCTTCCCATCTGTATATACATTCAGCTTCCCACCTCTCCACCTCAAACCAGATATAAGCCAAGAGAGTTACAACTCTGATCGGAAATCACAGCTTGTCGATCCTTCCAAGAAAAATTTATCCCATCGTTGTTCAGCACCTGGAATTACTCCACATCCCATGCGCTATCTGGGCTGCTCATATGGTTATCTTATCTTCTCTGATAGGAGACACTGCCATCTCGTCGATGTGTACACTGGCACTAAGGTGAAGCCGCCAAAATTCCATTCTGAGAGCAGCACTTTGATCTACCTTGGTATCCTTATGGCTCCACTGAATTCGCCCAGTTCGCGTCTCATCCTTTTCTCGAGGATGTCCATGCTCCAGTGGCAGGTTGGAACAAATTTCTGGACAGAGGACCCTCTTGATGGTGAACTCATCCATCAGATTGTGTTCTTCAAAGGCCAGATGTTCGCCATGGACTTTGTTCAAAGGCTACATACCATACGCATAGCACCTGAGCTCAGCACGCAGGAAGTAGCAGTTATGTGGGAAGATAGCATGCTCGTGGGCCTGCATTCTAAGCCATGGTTGGtggtctgtggtgacatgcttctCTTGGTTGATCTCTCGGTAAGCATGGACCAACTGTTTGGCTTCCCTGGCACCTTTCAAGTCTTTTGCCTCAACTTCTCGGTCGAACCAGCTAAGTGGGTAAAGATGGATAAGTTGGACAATTGGGCTCTCTTCCTCACCAATGATAGGAGAAACCCTACATTTTCTTGCATGAACCCCGAAAGATGGGGTGGAAAGAGTAACTATATTTACGTTCCAACAAAATCAGAAGATTTTGATGAACCATGGACTGCAATGGAGATTGGACAGCCGGTGCCCAGCTCGACTCACCGTATGTCATTCAGTTCCGCAGCCACTGCCCATTGCAGTCCACTAAATAGCCTCTGGGTGCTTCCCAGTTTGGTCTACGGGGTTGACCAATGATTGGTCATCATTGCTTGTTGCAGTTGCAGGGCTTTTCTTAGTCTTTCACAATGCCAGTCCTGTCGATTCCTGTTTTTATATTATTCAGCTAGCCACTATGTTCTGTAACTCCCATGGTTTCTTGACTTGGCAAATGTATTGTGTACAAGAATATTTATCTATATTGTCTCCAGGAAGTGATCGTCCTGCACTGCCTCTATGAGGAATAATAGAATTCTTATGTAGCAGCTTGTACAAGAAAGCACATTCTGTATGTGCCATCACTGTTTTGATTTTCTTTTGATATAATGGGAGGCATACAGTATAGAGTGATGGTTCATTCCAGTAAGATGCTGCTGAGATTTCATCTACCGTACAAAACATGCAATTATATTCAGCCAACAGCTTTATTCAGGAGCAGATGTTTGTTATTTCCAAGTTGCAATAGTACTGGCCACACACAATGAAGTATGGCACTTTTATTTTCTCACCACTTCATCGATCAACTGAACATGTATTGATCCAGTTAGCACAGCACAGGTAGTGGCCACAGGCATGCTGTTGAGGGGTGGTGGTACAATAATCCTGAGATATATGAGCTGCGCATCGACAGGAGGGTGTGAAGCACCATGCTCATTATCTCGAACTGAACCTGCTGCAGAGGCTGGCCGTAACTCCACCATGTAAAAAAGGTTCGGTAAGGTGAGAGGCTTCTGAGATTTCATTTATCATGCAAAACAAAACATGCAATTTTATTCGGACAAAAGCTTTATTCAGAAACAGAGGTTTATTATTTCCAAGTTGCAATAGTACCGGCCACACATGATGACGTATGGCACTTTTATTTTGTAGCTCTTCATCGATCAACTAAACGGTGATCGATCTAGCTAGCACATTACAGATCTTAGCAGACACCACCGGCACAGGTAGCTGCCATGGGGATGCTGTAGATGGTGGGGGTGATGGTGCTGCACGGGGTGGTGGTGCAATATTGCGGGATGTTCACGCTGCACATCGACGGAAGGGTCTGAAGCACCATCCTCATTACCTCAACCGGAACCTGCTGCTGAGGCTGGCCGAAACTTTGCGATTGCTGCTGCTGAGGCTGAGTGAAACTCTGCCCTTGCTGTTGCCGCATGATGACCTGTGCCATGCTACAGACGGCCTGGCACCGAGCCTGCTCCGAGATATGGGCCAGCGGCTGGCAGCATTGTTGCCGCATCAACTGGCAACCGCTTGCCTGCCACATCTGTGACTGGACGTATGGTGTCCGGCTGCACTGCTGCAGGAAGGCAGCACATGTGTTCATCTGTTGCTGCGGCTGTTGCTGGCACTGTCCGTAGCCCTGGCTACAGGTAGTGTCCAGCTGTGCAACGGCGCTGGTCGCCGCGAAGGCGATGAGCGCGAGGATCAGCATGGTCTTCATGGTGGCTGGCTACAAGTTTGCTTTGATGCTTGTGTTTGTGTGAAGGGTGATGAGGGAGGATCTTCATggtgcgggcctatttatagctacCATGGCATCATTTGGTGCATTGCATCTGTAGGTTCCTATGCTAAAGGTTTTGTGTGCTTTTCCAACTGATCATCTGACACACTTGTGTTAGGTTGGGCTACAAGTCCAATCTTGGATGGTCGTCAAATATACTTTTCAACACATATCGTGTAGATGTCAGTTAGCTCGCGTCTGACCTCGATGATCCATATGACTCATCACTGAGCACTTTACATGTCAACCGTATATCTGGATTGAGTCTTTTTGTGAAATTCATTTTGCTATCTTGTATGAGTTGTTAGATATAAATCAGCTTGCACCTGACCACGATAATCCATATGACTCATCACTGATCACTTTACATGTCAAGCGTATATCCGGATTGAGTCTTTTTGTGAAATTCATTTTGTTATCTTGTACGAGTTGTTAGATATAAATCAGATTGGCATGCCCCGCACTCCCATCTCATTGTTTCCTGAAAACTGGTTTTGTTATCTTGGATTTTGTTTTCCTTGTACTACTTTGGTAATACAAACGGCATCAGTAGAGCATTGATGACTCATAAATTTCCCTTTACCTGTAAAAGATTGTCATGGAGCTATGCTTCGGGCGTGTGAAACTGAATTTGTTGTTTTTTGTACGCCGAGTTTAATTGCTTCTTGGAACTGGTTTTGTAGTCTTGTATAAGCCGATAGGAGATAAAATGCCATGAGTCATCAAATGAGTTTTACACACTGTTTAAGAATTCATCCGATTAATGAGTTAATTGGCCATTTAATCGTTACTCATTGGATGGCCGAATCGAATAACACATATTCATTGCGTTAACTTACCAAGACGATTAAATGGTATGACAGACCGATTCAATGGTTTGTTAGATGCCGATTAATTGTTGTCGGTAGGTTAACTCATGGGAAAATAAAGCCTGATTATTTCACCCATAATCCCTCCTAGCCCTTCCTTCACCCGCCCCCTCACGCTCCTCTCATCCCCTCCCGACCTAGATGGCGGTTGGCCAGGTCCTCGTCCGTGTGCTAcccattccccccccccccccttgtgtgTCGCCGCTttctcttcttcatcaacacgcctttctcttcttcatcaacacgccGCTACTTCCCATCCTTCAGAAACCAATCCGTTCATACACCCTATGTGGCTGTTCGTTACCTTCCCTCTGTATGTCGTTGTCGCGTGGCCGTTATCTCCCAGAGTTGCTTTCAGGGCGGATTCAGTAAAAAAAGTGTTGTTGTATACATGTTTGTTGATGATTCTTCTGCCCACATGGATGATTGTTGATGCATAAATGAATTGTGCCATTTTCTTCGTATTTCCAATGTAGATTTTTTTCTCAATTCAAAATTTTATTCTATGGAATTTAAAATTCCACCGATTAATGGTCGGCCAATTAATTCAGTTAATAGACCGATTCAACTGTTAATCATTAATACCAAGCCGAGCGAGCAGCTACCcgttaacgatttcctcaacagtGGTTTTACATGTGGAAAGTCTGATGTAGCATTTTGGTGTGTACCGTCTATCTCTTCATGTTGTGAACTTTTGGTTTAATTGGgagacatacagaatacatgattGTTCAATTCAGTGAGATGTGTCATAGATTTCATTTGTTTCGTGGAAAATGAACAACTCCTAGAGTAGAAGGTGTTCCTAATGGTATAAAACAGTAAAATAAAATATGCGGTTGTGCCAATATCCATTCATATACGAGATAAAAAGACAATCATGTGGCATACAAAATAAATGTATAAGTAGGAGCGAAATTATGAAAATATACCTTATGCCTTTAGATACTATTCGGTTATCCACTAGGTTTTGTAACTTCCATGGTTTCTTGACTTTGCAAATGTATTATGCACAAAAATATTATCTATATTTTCTCCATGGAGTGATCATCATGCAGTGGCTCTACGGGGATTGACTTCTTATGTAGCAACTTGGTTGGCATTAATTCAGTGACTGAACACAAAAACACATACTGAATATGTCAACATTGTTTCAAATCCGGTAATTCTTTATATTGCTCATACATGTTTGTGGCTGTGTGCTCTTTGAGCTGGTCTCTCTCTATACGTTCGTTGTGCCGCTCTTTTATTTCTCCTTTCGTGTCCTGAATTTGTTTTGATTTAGTGGGAGACGTACAATAGATTGATGGTTCATTTTGGTAAGATGCTTCTGAGATTTCATCAATCGTGCAAACCATGCCATTTTATTTGGACAACACCTTTATTCAGGAGCTGATGTTTCTTATTTCCAAGTTGCAATAGTACTGGTCACACACGATGATGCATGGGACTTGTATTTTTTCACCGCTTCATCGATCAACTGATCACTGATCGATCTTGCAGCACAACACAAATTTTAGCAGCCACCACCGGCACAAGTAGGGGCCACAGGTGCCACTCCAGGGCATGGAAATGCAGCAATGCGGGATGTACACGCTGCACATCACGGGAATGGGGTGAAGTACCATCCTCAGTATCTGAAACTAAACCTGCTGTGGAGGATGGCCATAACTTTGCCATGTAAGAAGGTCAGTAGGTGAGATGCTTCTGTGATCTCATTTATCATGCAGAACATGCAATTTTGTTCAGACAAAAGCTTTATTAAGAAACAAAGGTTTCTTATTTCTATGTTGCACTTGCAACAGTACTGGCCACACATGATGATGTATagcacttttattttatttttcacccTTCATCCATCATCTGACCTAAATGGTGATCGATCTAGCTAGCGCAGCATAGATCTTAGCAAGTACCACCAACACAGGTAGCGGCCATAGGGATGTTGTAGGGGCTCTGAGTGATGGTGCTGCACGGGGTGTCGACGCAATGTTGCGGGATGTTCACCCTGCACATCGATGGAAGGGTCTGAAGCACCATCCTGGTTATCTCAACCGGAACTTGTTGCTGAGGCTGGACGAAACTTTGcccttgctgctgttgctgcttctGCATGATGACCTGTGCCACGCTACAGACGGCCTGGCACCTATTCTGCTCTGAGATCTGGGCCAGCGGCTGGCAGCACTGTTGTCGCATCAACTGGCAACCGCTTGCTTGCCACATCTGTGACTGTACATATGGCGTCGGGCTGCACTGTTGTAGGAAAGCAGCGCATGTGTTCATGTGCTGCGGTTGCTGCTGGCATTGCCCATAGCCCTGGATGCAGGTAGTGTCCAGTTGCGCAACAGAGCTGATCACCGCGAGGGCGATGAGAGCGACGATGAACATGGTCTTCATGGTGCTTAgctcttgcttcttcttctttttttgcggGAGCTACAAGCTCGCGCTTCAATGTTTATGTTTGTGTGaagggtgatgaaggatggtcttTATGATGCAGGCCTATTTATAACTACCATGGCACCATCTTCTGCATTGCATCCCTAGCTTGCTTTGCTAA harbors:
- the LOC123408530 gene encoding avenin-like a3, which codes for MKTMLILALIAFAATSAVAQLDTTCSQGYGQCQQQPQQQMNTCAAFLQQCSRTPYVQSQMWQASGCQLMRQQCCQPLAHISEQARCQAVCSMAQVIMRQQQGQSFTQPQQQQSQSFGQPQQQVPVEVMRMVLQTLPSMCSVNIPQYCTTTPCSTITPTIYSIPMAATCAGGVC
- the LOC123408528 gene encoding uncharacterized protein LOC123408528 → MAGNRRRHRHRRARPQQAAEPSPPPAPASLSSSREVAAAARHSKKICDASGSISSPSSGSHAWENLLDSLLHQIISLISSFHDFLAFRGTCHSWHAAAFSFPSVYTFSFPPLHLKPDISQESYNSDRKSQLVDPSKKNLSHRCSAPGITPHPMRYLGCSYGYLIFSDRRHCHLVDVYTGTKVKPPKFHSESSTLIYLGILMAPLNSPSSRLILFSRMSMLQWQVGTNFWTEDPLDGELIHQIVFFKGQMFAMDFVQRLHTIRIAPELSTQEVAVMWEDSMLVGLHSKPWLVVCGDMLLLVDLSVSMDQLFGFPGTFQVFCLNFSVEPAKWVKMDKLDNWALFLTNDRRNPTFSCMNPERWGGKSNYIYVPTKSEDFDEPWTAMEIGQPVPSSTHRMSFSSAATAHCSPLNSLWVLPSLVYGVDQ
- the LOC123411428 gene encoding avenin-like a4, translating into MKTMFIVALIALAVISSVAQLDTTCIQGYGQCQQQPQHMNTCAAFLQQCSPTPYVQSQMWQASGCQLMRQQCCQPLAQISEQNRCQAVCSVAQVIMQKQQQQQGQSFVQPQQQVPVEITRMVLQTLPSMCRVNIPQHCVDTPCSTITQSPYNIPMAATCVGGTC